Below is a window of Gossypium hirsutum isolate 1008001.06 chromosome A12, Gossypium_hirsutum_v2.1, whole genome shotgun sequence DNA.
AGCCAAAAATTGGAGGTTATGCTATTTCACTGCTGCTGCTGTTGGCGCTGCTAACTATGAATTCtatttttatcttgaaaacaggTTGTGGTGGTTGATCCAGAGGCGTATACCTATGACGATGAGGTGCTAAAGAAAGCTGAAGCTATGGGCAAGCCAGGTCTTGTGGAGATATATGCCAAAGAAGACAGTTTCATCTTTACAGTTGAATCCACTGGTGCGATCAAAGCTTCTCAGTTGGTTCTTAATGCTATAGAAATCGTGAAACAGAAGCTGGATGCAGTTCGCCTGTCTGAGGATACTGTGGAAGCTGATGATCAGTTTGGTGAACTAGGTGCCCATATGCAAGGAGGATGATCTGCTTGTAATTAAGAACTAGCCATTGACATTTGTAGGTTTCAGAAAAGGCGTGTTTACATCTAACTAACTACCTTTTGTTTAAAACTCTTGAGATATTTTGGGTAGAACAGACTACTTGTTTTCCTCGATGAAAATTGTCAGCTATATGCCATCTGTTTTAAACTTAAAAGCCAGCAAAGCATGGACTGGCAAATCTTACTTGTTTTGAACCGATACAGTTGAAactaaattttacttaatttatgtaaatcTTGGCGGTCCAAGAAttctcttatcaacttaaacaTGAAACAAGCCAAAATAATACAATGACACGTTTAATAATCGTCTTCCTTGGCACGTATGTTTGGAACTCGGATTGAGTGTTTATGCAGattataattctcaagttatattttgattttagtaaattcatataagaacattttattattaagaattttatgaaattatatatcattattaaattatatttaatattaattattttaaattgtataaattcatataagaaaatttattatcaagaattttatgaaattatatattattattaaattatatgtaataataattattttaaattatacaaattcatataagataatttattagttataattattttaaattttattaaatcatatattttaattaaaatatatttaatattaattatttcaaattatcttttatagtatcatatattatgatttgagtaaattcatataagaatattaattattaagaattttattaaattatatattttaattataatatatttaataataattatgttaatttatattttatagtatcatatattatgatttgagtaaattcatataagaatattgattattaagaattttattaaattatatattttaattaaaatatatttaataataattatgtttaaatatgattaaattatttattattgataataatattattaaaatttaaataacaataacaataatcatttaccaaaacaaatttatgctaagggtattctagtcattttagttttttccattatgctattacacctctattccattcaaccaaacacaa
It encodes the following:
- the LOC121211417 gene encoding DNA-directed RNA polymerases II, IV and V subunit 3, whose product is MRILMELELQFRFLDWSVSPYSCSDLFEHHMFHVVVVDPEAYTYDDEVLKKAEAMGKPGLVEIYAKEDSFIFTVESTGAIKASQLVLNAIEIVKQKLDAVRLSEDTVEADDQFGELGAHMQGG